A section of the Sander vitreus isolate 19-12246 chromosome 19, sanVit1, whole genome shotgun sequence genome encodes:
- the khnyn gene encoding protein KHNYN, whose product MDGERSDGGGEGEPEVDDEFACAGMLRGSLTSLHATVERIFNVTFGIGVDDLSHGNNGQIWLKLRGQSNNVKAAKLFVKGLVNQEEQQEVSYPGVLHCIFCGARGLFMDCLTKTTSAHIVVGSTGFLLISGLAEPVVRAYSLIADLVERYEGTQSRRSEAGDRGLGESLESRRAFKTLVEKWEDKHILDLLVLPGSVKEILLDLVKESGLGSSLSPALTDGNAAARTHEDSEDRWDKPSAITYALPEPLRTTDRWTEEMTAGSGKDSADSLFQFLSTSAGAQGRAEGAEERLMHAPQELGEEEQLEQEAMLGTKVKEGQGVEEEQELQLSVGNKEFWLLLKFFTAMGYTEDVVKRVLARTGPKEASQILDVVQQEQDLNDRKQRKENPEGVALNQSEKNRPCETEHREDKEMEVGGDEVISSIGEVGNICEGEEYGATASTRHFKGKGSAEVKEKKEGQEEDFVLGVVKKAAASCGYMEQKVAKVYNRLPDGSTHQLLLELQREGSKEMDTFREGPREMDDVVLEKERPKVGPSEDKARETELFIPAEKRKSDDKGRVDVPNLAVSEFIKFHKLTNSQTPHRVILPEVKGPPRPTYPPTLDPPLTLFQSDKQYGQTTYWPNPSTSKQNHLTLDNMLNPKPQPSNSLKQAPQPPISIRNDSSPTRARERQVFVPAVVVTGEQRFLEGLQMPFELQLTDKPGNPSVRTIIIDGSNVAMSHGLGHFFSCRGIALAVQHFWDRGHRHISALLPQWRQKSDPKIKEQHYMAELQKLGLLSYTPSREVQGKRISSYDDRFMLQLAQKTDGVIVTNDNLRDLSDESLVWREIIKKRLLQYTFVGDHFMVPDDPLGRGGPHLDDFLRSGHRTPDPGNHSFAGVATTFPSSKAPRSQTEVLNFRDRTLGGALNAAAGGGSRGKGRGHGKGWDTGHQQRQLGSVGQGFDADRSPEETASLREQLCHIFPGQDNMVALVLQCHPAETDMNVLSDLILEH is encoded by the exons ATGGACGGTGAGAGAAGTGATGGAGGCGGAGAAGGAGAACCGGAGGTGGATGATGAGTTTGCGTGTGCTGGGATGCTGCGGGGATCTCTGACCTCTCTGCACGCCACCGTGGAGCGGATATTCAATGTGACGTTTGGTATCGGGGTGGATGATTTGTCCCATGGCAACAACGGGCAGATATGGCTGAAACTACGAGGGCAGAGCAACAATGTGAAAGCTGCCAAA TTATTTGTGAAAGGACTTGTGAAccaagaggagcagcaggaggttTCTTATCCCGGGGTTCTTCACTGCATCTTCTGTGGAGCCAGAGGGCTGTTCATGGACTGCCTGACAAAAACCACCTCAGCACATATAGTG GTTGGCTCTACAGGATTCCTGCTTATATCAGGCCTTGCAGAGCCGGTGGTGCGAGCCTACTCCCTTATTGCAGACCTGGTGGAGAGGTATGAGGGCACACAGTCCAGACGCTCTGAGGCTGGAGACAGAGGCCTGGGCGAGTCTCTGGAGTCACGCCGGGCATTCAAAACTCTGGTGGAGAAATGGGAGGACAAGCACATCCTGGATCTCCTGGTGCTGCCGGGGTCAGTGAAGGAAATCCTGCTGGATTTGGTGAAAGAATCAGGGCTTGGATCAAGCCTCAGCCCGGCGCTTACAGATGGAAATGCAGCAGCAAGAACACATGAGGATTCAGAAGATAGATGGGACAAACCCTCCGCCATCACGTACGCACTTCCTGAACCTTTGAGGACTACTGATCGGTGGACTGAAGAGATGACTGCAGGCTCGGGGAAAGACTCTGCAGACTCCTtattccagtttttgtctaCGTCTGCGGGAGCCCAAGGGAGGGCAGAGGGTGCTGAGGAAAGACTCATGCATGCTCCACAGGAGTTGGGAGAAGAGGAGCAGCTGGAACAAGAGGCAATGTTAGGTACCAAAGTAAAAGAGGGACAGGGGGTGGAGGAAGAACAGGAGCTGCAGTTGTCAGTGGGAAACAAGGAATTTTGGCTTCTTTTGAAGTTCTTTACAGCCATGGGCTACACTGAGGATGTAGTGAAACGAGTCCTTGCCCGAACGGGTCCTAAAGAGGCCTCGCAGATACTGGACGTGGTTCAACAAGAGCAGGATCTCAATGACCGGAAGCAGAGAAAGGAAAATCCAGAAGGTGTTGCCTTGAATCAAAGCGAAAAGAACCGACCATGCGAGACTGAGCACAGAGAAGACAAAGAAATGGAAGTAGGAGGAGATGAGGTGATTAGTAGTATTGGAGAGGTGGGAAACATTTGTGAGGGAGAGGAATATGGAGCGACAGCAAGCACAAGACACTTCAAGGGAAAAGGGAGTGCCgaggtgaaagaaaaaaaagaaggacaaGAGGAAGACTTTGTCCTGGGAGTTGTGAAGAAAGCAGCAGCCAGCTGCGGTTACATGGAGCAGAAAGTGGCCAAAGTCTACAACAGGTTGCCTGATGGATCCACTCACCAGCTGCTCTTGGAGCTGCAAAGAGAGGGGAGCAAAGAGATGGACACCTTTAGGGAGGGGCCGAGAGAGATGGATGATGTGGtgctggagaaagagagaccaaAAGTTGGACCATCTGAGGACAAAGCAAGAGAAACTGAGCTTTTCATACcagcagaaaagagaaaatccGATGATAAAGGACGGGTCGACGTGCCAAATCTAGCTGTATCTGAGTTTATTAAATTCCATAAACTCACAAACTCACAAACTCCACACCGAGTCATCCTTCCTGAAGTCAAAGGGCCACCCAGGCCTACTTATCCCCCGACCCTAGATCCTCCACTCACCCTTTTCCAATCCGATAAACAATATGGACAAACCACGTATTGGCCTAATCCGTCCACCTCAAAACAAAATCATCTAACCCTAGACAACATGTTGAACCCAAAGCCCCAGCCTTCTAACTCCTTAAAACAAGCCCCTCAACCCCCCATCTCCATAAGAAATGACTCGTCTCCCACCAGAGCGAGGGAAAGACAGGTTTTTGTGCCAGCGGTAGTGGTGACAGGGGAGCAGCGTTTCCTCGAAGGCCTGCAGATGCCCTTCGAACTTCAGCTAACAGacaaacctggcaacccaagCGTTAGGACAATCATCATTGACGGGAGCAACGTGGCCATGAG TCACGGGTTGGGTCATTTCTTCTCCTGTCGAGGTATAGCTCTGGCCGTCCAGCACTTTTGGGACCGAGGCCATCGTCACATCAGCGCCCTCCTGCCACAGTGGAGACAGAAGAGTGACCCCAAGATCAAAG AGCAGCACTATATGGCTGAGCTGCAGAAGCTGGGCCTGCTCTCCTATACTCCCTCCAGAGAGGTCCAGGGCAAGAGGATCAGCTCGTATGACGACAG ATTTATGCTGCAGCTTGCGCAGAAGACAGACGGAGTGATCGTAACTAACGACAACCTGAGAGACCTTTCAGATGAGTCCCTTGTATGGAGGGAGATCATCAAAAAGAG GCTTCTTCAGTACACGTTTGTCGGGGATCACTTCATGGTGCCAGATGACCCTCTGGGCAGAGGAGGGCCTCACCTGGATGACTTCCTACGCTCAGGACACAG GACTCCCGACCCAGGAAACCACTCTTTTGCTGGAGTAGCCACCACTTTCCCTTCCTCCAAAGCTCCCCGCTCCCAAACGGAGGTCCTGAACTTCCGCGACCGGACACTGGGTGGAGCTCTGAATGCAGCAGCAGGTGGAGGGAGCCGGGGTAAAGGGAGAGGACATGGAAAGGGATGGGACACAGGACACCAGCAGAGGCAGCTTGGATCTGTGGGACAAGGGTTCGATGCAGACAGGAGCCCAGAGGAAACAGCCAGCCTGAGAGAGCAGCTCTGTCACATTTTCCCGGGTCAGGACAACATGGTGGCGCTGGTGCTGCAGTGCCACCCGGCAGAGACGGACATGAATGTGCTGTCTGATCTGATCTTGGAGCATTAG